TCGTCGGCCGGATCACCCGGCAGAAGGGCCTGGTCCACCTGGTGCGGGCCGCCCAGCAGTTCGACCCGGACACCCAGCTGCTGCTGCTGGCCGGAGCTCCGGACACCCCGGAGATCGCGGCTGAGTTCGACCAGGCCTTCGCCGAGCTGAGCCGGGTGCGGTCCGGGAACGTGACCTGGGTGCAGGAGATGCTGCCGCGGGCCTCGGTGCGCCAGGTGCTCACCCACGCCACCGTCTTCGCCTGCCCGTCGATCTACGAGCCGCTGGGGATCGTGAACCTGGAGGCGATGGCCTGCCAGACCGCCGTGGTGGCCTCAGCGGTCGGCGGGATCCCCGAGGTGGTGGTGGACGGTCAGACCGGCACCCTGGTCGACTACGACCCGCGCCAGGCTGCCGATCCCGCATTCGTGGCCGACTTCGAGGCCCGCTTCGCCGAGCAGATCAACCGGCTCACCCGCGATCCGCACCTGGCCGAGCAGTACGGCAAGGCCGGCCGGCAGCGCTGCATCGACGAGTTCTCCTGGGAGAAGATCGCCCGGCAGACGGTGGACGTCTACGAACAGGCGATCGCTTTTCACCACGCTCACTGAGCCAACAATGACGAAGGCCCCGACAATCCGTCGGGGCCTTCGTCGTAGTCCTAATGGTTCAGGCCACGACGCCTTCCAGGGCAGCCTTCAGCTCGGCCGCTTCGGTGGCGTTCATCTCGATGACCAGGCGTCCGCCGCCTTCTGCTGGGATACGCATGGCGATAACTCGACCCTCCTTGGCCACCTCGATCGGCCCGTCCCCGGTCCGCGGTTTCATCGCTGCCATCGCATACCTCAATTTCTGGCTGATTCGGATCCAACTCTGGCCATTATTCCACCCGGCACCCCCTCGGCGGAAAAGCGAGCCAACGAGCTGGATACTCGTCTCAGATATCTTCAGATGTGGAATCCTGTCCTGGCGCGGCCTCGTCCGCCTCTTTCGGCGCCCCGAGGTCGGGCGGTGCCGGGATGTCGAAGCCGGGCAGCTCGTACCAGTGCTCGACCTTCCGGAAGGAGTACTTGCTGACCAGGTCGTCCAGCGCGGCGCCGTACTCGGCAACCACGGTCTGGCCGTCTCCGATGTTGGCGATCTCCGCCTCCAGTTCGTCGACCGGAAGCACCTGCTCGGGCACGACCTGCTCGGGCACGAACTCCTCGGGGACGGCCGGGGCCGGTCTCACCTTGGCCTTGGACTCGCGACGGGACTTCGACCCGCCGGAAGT
The nucleotide sequence above comes from Propionicimonas paludicola. Encoded proteins:
- a CDS encoding DUF3117 domain-containing protein, which gives rise to MAAMKPRTGDGPIEVAKEGRVIAMRIPAEGGGRLVIEMNATEAAELKAALEGVVA